The Apium graveolens cultivar Ventura chromosome 11, ASM990537v1, whole genome shotgun sequence genome has a window encoding:
- the LOC141697484 gene encoding uncharacterized protein LOC141697484 — MVKKQKAKKVIFEENDGKNNSEKVEDEMVPDVKTSETCNDKLVQVPPQYQTQSSGEETMTTSESAKKRLGGARGVSALHKVVVKKARGKKFKVRYNEFGVPIANTRPTLQSYIGMLARTMIPIDTENWPKVDCDLKAKLWDDVQDTFKIAPESEKLVLQLAGEKWRQFKADLTAKYVMPFIGKKKKLMKPPKKYAFVGKETWKKFVAERTSPKWLSNRVGKRKYHHRLSRKGYIGLREEEIKKGNLKRKEKPDRAIFWWKARMPKTPDELIEEQAETNTRIAELLEMKEKGEFVPHGTKDVLTTALQTPEHAGRVRGVGGFVTLTAFFNLPKEKKTKITKVELLDQLERNQREMAELKALVNASNGYSPMFSDKSSYQVPVNKEGAADKRNVGVAVKPLSAKQLLVNDEDFVGFDPSPPSGKKGPQSCELALDCIENKVAFGTVFDDHEEMNVSVHGVPLKPRHVRVSVDGHIQPEASVPVPIPGEIEVVRQTVGSHVAWPRELIIYPTVAKKKKEVLQGQSKRKDELQKLQNDYSKMKLNRNVPKQYKVLYKHAAVFMKATGESIPIPCDSDVFGTEKTIYILHENVKALLEFDMIGQAAISAYMALLQRLIKIERKNDDVVLYGFFDPGATFTLNKSLHSYFVNRLKESSPYRMYFMPHNHNCHWILVVIWDGDIYILNPLPHPTHFDELEKSLTEAMKSYNAQTGRGNKAPQIKNFLGSPK, encoded by the exons ATGGTAAAGAAGCAAAAAGCCAAGAAAGtaattttcgaagaaaatgaCGGGAAGAATAACTCTGAAAAGGTTGAGGATGAGATGGTTCCTGATGTCAAAACTTCAGAGACTTGTAATGATAAGTTGGTTCAAGTCCCTCCGCAATATCAAACTCAAAGTAGTGGTGAAGAAACGATGACCACTTCTGAATCTGCAAAAAAAAGACTAGGAGGTGCGCGTGGTGTTTCAGCTCTTCACAAAGTAGTGGTGAAGAAAGCTCGGGGAAAGAAATTTAAAGTTAGATACAATGAATTTGGAGTTCCCATCGCAAATACCAGGCCTACTTTACAGTCTTACATAGGAATGCTCGCAAGGACAATGATTCCAATCGACACTGAAAACTGGCCAAAAGTGGATTGTGATCTAAAAGCAAAATTATGGGATGATGTCCAG GACACATTCAAAATTGCCCCAGAAAGTGAAAAGCTTGTGCTACAATTGGCAGGTGAAAAATGGAGGCAGTTTAAAGCTGATTTAACTGCAAAATATGTGATGCCATTTAttggaaaaaagaagaaattgatgaAGCCTCCGAAGAAGTATGCGTTTGTTGGTAAAGAAACTTGGAAGAAATTTGTTGCAGAGAGGACGAGCCCCAAATGGCTG AGCAATAGAGTGGGTAAAAGGAAATATCATCACCGCTTGTCAAGGAAGGGGTATATTGGTTTGCGAGAAGAAGAA ATAAAGAAAGGGAACTTAAAGCGGAAAGAGAAACCTGATCGTGCAATTTTTTGGTGGAAGGCTAGGATGCCAAAGACTCCTGATGAGCTTATTGAAGAGCAAGCAGAAACAAATACGAGAATT GCTGAGTTACTTGAAATGAAGGAGAAGGGTGAATTTGTTCCACATGGAACAAAAGATGTGTTGACTACGGCACTTCAGACTCCTGAGCACGCAGGAAGGGTTCGAGGGGTTGGCGGCTTTGTCACTCTAACAGCATTCTTCAATTTGCCGAAAGAGAAAAAGACTAAAATTACCAAGGTAGAGTTGTTGGATCAGTTGGAAAGAAATCAGCGGGAGATGGCTGAACTTAAGGCCTTGGTTAATGCTTCGAATGGTTACTCTCCTATGTTCTCTGACAAATCAAGTTATCAAGTACCTGTTAATAAAGAGGGAGCTGCTGATAAGCGGAATGTTGGAGTTGCTGTTAAACCGCTGAGTGCCAAACAGTTGTTGGTAAATGATGAAGACTTTGTTGGTTTTGACCCCTCTCCTCCGAGCGGAAAGAAG GGTCCACAGTCATGTGAGCTTGCACTGGATTGTATAGAGAACAAGGTTGCTTTTGGAACAGTTTTTGATGATCACGAAGAGATGAATGTTTCAGTACATGGAGTGCCTCTAAAACCCAGACATGTTCGTGTGTCGGTTGACGGACACATCCAGCCAGAGGCGTCGGTTCCAGTGCCTATACCTGGTGAAATTGAGGTTGTACGCCAAACAGTTGGCTCTCACGTAGCATGGCCTCGTGAATTGATCATCTACCCAACTGTGGCG aaaaagaaaaaggaagtgTTGCAGGGGCAGTCTAAGCGGAAAGATGAGTTGCAGAAACTTCAAAATGATTATAGCAAAATGAAGCTAAACAGGAATGTGCCAAAGCAGTACAAGGTGTTATACAAACATGCTGCAGTTTTCATGAAAGCCACTGGGGAGTCAATACCGATTCCGTGTGATTCAGACGTGTTTGGGACTGAGAAAACAATTTATATATTGCATGAAAATGTGAAAGCATTGTTGGAGTTCGATATGATTGGCCAAGCTGCAATATCTGCTTATATGGC GCTCTTGCAAAGACTGATTAAGATTGAGAGGAAGAATGATGATGTGGTCTTATATGGATTTTTCGATCCAGGAGCTACATTTACGTTGAACAAATCTCTTCATTCTTATTTTGTTAATCGGTTGAAAGAGAGTAGTCCCTATCGCATGTACTTCATGCCACATAATCATAA ttgccactggattttggttgtaatttgGGATGGCGACATTTATATTCTGAACCCTCTGCCACATCCAACACATTTTGACGAGTTGGAAAAATCATTAACAGA AGCgatgaaatcctacaatgctcaAACTGGAAGGGGAAATAAAGCTCCTCAGATAAAGAATTTTCTT GGATCTCCCAAATAA